A segment of the Roseiconus lacunae genome:
AGCACGCTCGCCGCTTAGGCTTGCCTTCCCCGCGATTGTTTCGTCCACAAAAATTCGAAATATCTCAGCCCTGGAAAGGCGGCCTTCATTTCGATGTATCTCAGCCAGTACGAATTTCGCGAGCATAAATAGAAGGAGCGGGTTGTTCGAAACGTCCTTAAGGCCGCTGCATACGTGGCGAATCAATTCGCCTGTTACTTCCGGCGACTTCTGGATCGTGTTCCACTTTTCAGCCCACTGATCTGTGTCCTGGTCTGTGAACTGCGAAACTTTCATCACATGCACTCGGTTGTCTTTCCAGTTGCGTTTAAGTGATTCTGAGCCAACAGTCGACCTCATCGCAACGATCAACGGGGATTCATGCGACTTCGAAAGATTGACGAGGGAATTGAAATAACTTTCGACTACATGTTCTGCATGGCTTCGCATTTCGTCGAATCCGTCGACGATAAGAACAAGATTTCGGGAGTCTTTCAGATCCTGGAGTTCGATCCCGAATTCTGAAGCAACGCTGTTCGCTATGCCATCAATTAGGTTATTTGAATTGTAAATGCTCCTCCATTTTGCAAAAACAACTGCCTGTGTTTGATCCTCCAAAAACTGCTTCGCGAGCGCCGACGCAAGATTTCTTAACAAACAACTTTTGCCAGCACCCATTTCACCTTCGACAACGAAGATTTGGGATCTGCCTGCGCTTTCAGTCACCTTTTTGAGCAGAAGGCTATCTCCATTGGCACTGGGTTTGATGTTGTTCCAATCTTCTTCTAACTCGGATCGAGAGTAGTCTTTCACGCGGACGCGAGGAGATATGTATATGTCGGATTGTCTCACTTCGTCGAACAAAAGTGACTCATTCAGGGTAGAGTACACTTCATTGAGAAGAATTAGTTTGCTGCGTTCAGCGATCGCCGTATTGAGTCGAAATGCCTCCATCATTGCTGGGGTAGTCATGAGCTCCTCGATGGCATCGCACAGTGAACTAAATACAGATCCTCTCACCTGGTTGCTGAATTGTATTGCCTCGCGTGAGATCGTCGCGTTTTCGTATGCAATGGCGTCAACTACGATTCGTCTCGCAAAGTTCGCATATTCACAAATAATAGGCCAGTTTCTACTCGACAGTCTTCCATGTTTCCCAATTACTGTCAGCCAGGTAAACTGCGAAGACAACACTGCCATCGCGGTGTTGTTGAGTTCTTTGGCTTGGTACTTTTGCCAAGTTTCTTTGGTGATAAAACGATATGGCTCGTCTTCGGACTGGTTCGCCAACTCGAAATTTAGGGTGCTGATAAGAGCTTCGCTGAGTTTTGCAGCGATCTTGGTTTCTGGGTCGGCTTCAGGGGCGAGGTTCAATGCCATTCCGCCGAGTTTGAACACGGAACCGGCGACTTCAGCTCTCTCGCAAATTTCTAGGTAGGTATCGCTTAGAAAACCTTCTGGTAGGGAGAAACCAATTGCATCGCCTGAGGCTCCGGCAAAAGTGGTTACCCAGTCAGCGATCGTGACCAAACCTTGCGACAGACTCATTTCAAAGCTCTCATGTGTATCCAGTGAGTGTGGTTTGGCATGGTAGCATAGGGGCCCCTCCGTAGGGACGGGGCGACAGGGCTTTTAGCGAGGGGCTGCTTGGGCGTTGGCGATAACTTTTGCGAGAAGTTGGTGGCAATCTTGCATCGTCAGTTTGGCGATGTGATCGGGGCGGCCGGGGAGTTGGGTCGCTTTGAAAAGGAGTTTGGTGAGCGTGTCGATTTTCTTCGCGGCTCGTTCGATGCTGTAGTTTGACAATAACCCGAGGACGTCTTGGCAGGCGCAGCCGCCTCGGGTGAAGGCTTCGGGGATCGCCTTTTGAAGATCCTGCGCCATCGTTGTTCGCTGTCGCTGGCGTGGTTTTCGGCGACGCTTCAGCTTTCGCGATCCCATCGATTCGGGATCCTCGCACGGTGGCGGGAATTCTTCTTCACAATCAAGCCCGTGCGCGTAGAGGGTGTTGGTTCGATCTGGATCGACGCGATAACCGCCTTCGCAAGGTCCGCTGGGATTATGTGGCGTGGTAAGCTCTTGGTATGGGGAGGATCCTTGGTTCGGACTGAGC
Coding sequences within it:
- a CDS encoding pentapeptide repeat-containing protein produces the protein MSLSQGLVTIADWVTTFAGASGDAIGFSLPEGFLSDTYLEICERAEVAGSVFKLGGMALNLAPEADPETKIAAKLSEALISTLNFELANQSEDEPYRFITKETWQKYQAKELNNTAMAVLSSQFTWLTVIGKHGRLSSRNWPIICEYANFARRIVVDAIAYENATISREAIQFSNQVRGSVFSSLCDAIEELMTTPAMMEAFRLNTAIAERSKLILLNEVYSTLNESLLFDEVRQSDIYISPRVRVKDYSRSELEEDWNNIKPSANGDSLLLKKVTESAGRSQIFVVEGEMGAGKSCLLRNLASALAKQFLEDQTQAVVFAKWRSIYNSNNLIDGIANSVASEFGIELQDLKDSRNLVLIVDGFDEMRSHAEHVVESYFNSLVNLSKSHESPLIVAMRSTVGSESLKRNWKDNRVHVMKVSQFTDQDTDQWAEKWNTIQKSPEVTGELIRHVCSGLKDVSNNPLLLFMLAKFVLAEIHRNEGRLSRAEIFRIFVDETIAGKASLSGERAGIDVKTQHYRHLLQEIAWICSWPKFGGRCPLRELRNTIENNRNNNLKEDLGIEDARTAFVLQFFEPAENSEEFEFHPESFRHYLLAEWCVRTQCEAAICIDDPPNYPLGRTRDDARNALAQIPVREIEREFIDELYEQAPVLLTSDDETTVKSIQNTFGLKDSSSVGAVFRQATRESNVPPRIDWQRKDVGVPDGHLDEQAFERLRLMVNHWDQSLLAATGLARSQKAWNKNASQNVLNLHPLSLNRHLAAQRITRSGWSVDFYNLSGLVLNDLELRQATLSDTQGYRTDFRDVHFFGVYFDDVFFAYSRWNKFSMFLCHIYGTHLGHAFLKEGGFSECNFASSVFARSTLHGIRFSDCNFYGTRMDGTNLEWCNFSACDFEDSIFTRAKLTNSNLTACRFKNDKLDFSELNNVSFDNCEFSDIDLSRTELNQLSFADCKIGSVQMLKSQRNSVEFEGLNPGKIKLG